The following are encoded in a window of Gimesia chilikensis genomic DNA:
- a CDS encoding HIT domain-containing protein yields MELDARLQADCHPICELTESRLLLMNNALVDWFILVPHCEEIELTRLPFAQQTAILSEVNLVARYLQQHYEPDKLNIATLGNVVSQLHIHVIGRKHTDPYWPAPVWGQSERLDYTETQIEQIRQSFTEFVQQENQ; encoded by the coding sequence ATGGAACTGGACGCACGCCTGCAGGCAGACTGCCATCCCATCTGTGAGCTGACGGAATCACGACTGCTGTTGATGAACAATGCGCTGGTCGACTGGTTCATTCTGGTTCCCCACTGCGAGGAAATTGAGCTGACGCGACTCCCCTTCGCCCAGCAGACCGCAATTCTGAGTGAGGTGAATCTGGTTGCCCGTTACCTGCAACAACACTATGAACCGGATAAATTGAATATCGCCACGCTGGGTAATGTGGTCAGCCAGTTGCACATTCATGTGATTGGGCGGAAACATACTGATCCTTACTGGCCGGCTCCCGTCTGGGGACAGTCCGAACGACTCGACTATACGGAAACGCAAATCGAACAGATCAGACAGAGTTTCACCGAATTCGTTCAGCAGGAAAATCAATAA
- a CDS encoding cytochrome c codes for MRNILFILVCGILVTSSGDRHSTLSPASATELAPVTAKNQKKNPAQEKVSQFMQAKLDSSKQVLEGMMTEDFQLIQKGAQKLIDMSNATQWQVVEGPVFAQQSAEFRNAAKELQDYAKKKNIDGVSLSYLHLTMTCIACHKQIKKTAVVMR; via the coding sequence ATGCGCAATATCCTGTTTATTCTCGTCTGTGGAATTCTGGTCACCAGCAGTGGAGATCGTCACTCTACTCTTTCTCCCGCCAGCGCTACTGAATTGGCTCCTGTAACAGCGAAGAACCAGAAGAAAAATCCGGCGCAGGAAAAAGTGTCTCAATTCATGCAGGCCAAACTGGATAGTTCCAAACAGGTTCTGGAAGGCATGATGACAGAGGACTTCCAACTGATCCAGAAAGGCGCGCAAAAGCTGATTGATATGAGTAACGCGACCCAGTGGCAAGTCGTGGAAGGTCCGGTTTTCGCTCAACAGAGTGCCGAGTTTCGCAATGCGGCTAAAGAGCTGCAGGATTATGCGAAAAAGAAAAATATTGATGGAGTATCACTCAGCTATCTGCATCTGACGATGACCTGCATCGCCTGCCATAAACAGATCAAAAAGACGGCAGTTGTGATGCGCTAA
- a CDS encoding cupin domain-containing protein: MTLSHAKAGEVVDISPLGADLESTKTTTLVKTEEFQLIRLVLQAGKSLPEHTAPGIITIQCLEGRVKFNCLGESHELTAGKLLHLPHAEPHAVECLESASLLLTIITDMSGKRPLNAIDEAADESFPASDPPAWNAGKRI, encoded by the coding sequence ATGACACTTTCACATGCCAAAGCGGGTGAAGTGGTTGACATAAGCCCGCTGGGGGCGGATCTGGAGTCAACTAAAACAACCACGCTGGTCAAAACGGAAGAGTTCCAGCTCATTCGCCTGGTTTTACAGGCTGGTAAGTCTTTGCCTGAGCACACAGCGCCCGGCATTATCACAATTCAATGCCTCGAAGGCCGCGTAAAATTCAACTGCTTGGGTGAATCACATGAGCTGACCGCAGGCAAGTTATTGCATCTACCTCACGCTGAACCACATGCAGTTGAATGTCTGGAATCCGCATCGCTGCTGTTGACGATCATCACCGACATGTCAGGCAAGCGTCCCCTGAATGCCATTGATGAGGCGGCAGATGAATCCTTTCCAGCGAGTGATCCTCCCGCCTGGAACGCAGGTAAGAGAATCTGA
- a CDS encoding Gfo/Idh/MocA family protein, producing the protein MSQSPVRIGVLGLIHDHVWDHLPQLMHSENAELVGAFDTNQALRERIQSEFGCPVYETAEKLLSEQELDGVFIFSSNKAGAELTLLALEQGLHVMIEKPMAASLAQAEAMLAAAQAKDLCLMVNWPFAWWPQMQHAIAFAKAGGIGDLWQVKYRAAHAGPKELGCSDYFCEWLFDAELNGAGAMMDYCCYGCVLASNLLGEPDSVTGLGGQYRPAPLGVEDNALIVMQYPHGVATAEGSWSQVGKLTAYATAIYGTEGTLIVEPHKKGRLMLATEDEPLGTEMKVECPVLTLQTATEHFAHCIRTGETPWELCDPKISLSAQQILERGVQQLQQS; encoded by the coding sequence ATGTCACAATCACCAGTACGCATCGGAGTTCTCGGCTTAATTCATGACCACGTCTGGGATCATCTGCCCCAGCTGATGCATTCTGAAAATGCGGAGCTCGTGGGAGCTTTCGATACCAATCAGGCCTTGCGGGAACGCATTCAGAGTGAATTTGGATGCCCCGTTTATGAAACAGCTGAAAAACTATTGAGCGAACAGGAACTGGATGGCGTCTTCATTTTCAGCAGTAACAAAGCAGGGGCGGAACTGACACTACTGGCCTTGGAACAAGGGCTGCACGTGATGATCGAAAAGCCGATGGCTGCGAGTCTCGCGCAGGCCGAGGCGATGCTGGCTGCCGCTCAAGCAAAAGATCTGTGCCTGATGGTCAACTGGCCTTTCGCCTGGTGGCCCCAGATGCAACATGCGATTGCCTTTGCCAAAGCGGGTGGCATCGGAGACCTCTGGCAGGTGAAATACCGGGCCGCCCATGCCGGTCCCAAAGAACTCGGCTGCAGCGATTATTTCTGTGAATGGCTCTTTGATGCAGAGCTGAATGGTGCCGGCGCCATGATGGATTACTGTTGTTACGGCTGCGTCCTGGCCAGTAATCTGCTGGGAGAACCGGATTCAGTCACCGGCCTGGGAGGACAGTACCGCCCTGCCCCGCTTGGTGTAGAAGACAATGCGCTGATCGTCATGCAGTACCCGCACGGGGTTGCAACCGCGGAAGGGTCCTGGTCACAAGTCGGTAAACTGACAGCTTACGCAACCGCGATCTATGGTACCGAAGGAACCTTGATTGTCGAACCGCATAAAAAAGGAAGACTGATGCTGGCAACCGAGGACGAACCTCTGGGAACAGAGATGAAAGTCGAGTGTCCAGTGCTTACCCTGCAGACAGCGACAGAACATTTTGCACATTGTATCCGAACCGGCGAAACCCCCTGGGAATTGTGTGATCCCAAAATCAGCCTGTCAGCGCAGCAGATTCTGGAGAGAGGCGTGCAGCAGTTACAGCAAAGTTAA
- a CDS encoding DinB family protein, with the protein MSLAEHITAALQLPTTVVNMYLDDLTDAELLVRPAESMNHIAWQLGHLIQSEHMHVSQVAPDAMPALPDGFTERHTRETAASDEPGDFLSKAEYIQLMHEQREASSKLLATLSDEQLSQPAPEKVNYLGPTVGCIFAGEATHWMMHAGQWAVIRRQLGKAPLF; encoded by the coding sequence ATGAGCCTGGCAGAACACATTACCGCAGCCCTGCAACTTCCGACTACTGTCGTCAACATGTACCTGGATGATCTGACCGACGCAGAACTGCTGGTGAGACCGGCAGAGAGCATGAACCACATCGCCTGGCAGTTGGGCCACCTGATCCAGAGTGAGCACATGCATGTATCTCAAGTCGCCCCCGATGCAATGCCGGCGCTGCCCGATGGATTTACGGAACGACACACCAGAGAAACCGCTGCCAGTGATGAACCGGGAGACTTCCTGAGTAAAGCCGAATATATTCAGCTGATGCACGAGCAGCGCGAAGCCAGTTCAAAGCTGCTGGCGACACTGAGTGATGAGCAGCTGTCGCAACCAGCGCCGGAAAAAGTGAACTACCTGGGGCCAACAGTTGGTTGTATTTTTGCAGGAGAAGCGACGCACTGGATGATGCACGCCGGCCAGTGGGCGGTCATACGTCGCCAGTTGGGGAAAGCGCCACTATTTTAA
- a CDS encoding glutamine synthetase family protein, translating to MQRDLLEKQLREYNVELVRAIYVGPDGIARGKAFLPGSIDDVLAHGLGLTQAQASVTVFDHLPPESQFQPVGEVRICPDINTFQVLPYLPGHARMISNLNTIQGDPWELCPRHLLQTFLDRLSERGLVLRAAFENEFTIYRNVNGNWEPLDQTNCFSSAAMDMASPYILPILSALEQQGVQVEKYYPEAGHGQHEIPIRHQAGMLSADQQVIFKETVRGVALANDFRISFMPKASPDSAGNGCHIHFSLWDKESEQNLFYDPNAAFGLSELALQFTAGVLNHLPAVMAFTAPTTNSYSRFVERCWSSCYASWGPDNREATLRAASGFLGQESATVNVEFKPSDPTCNPYLALSALLCAGLDGIDQGASPGEPVMTDPALLSEAERESRGMTRYPSDLSVALSALEADSLFQRHFGESRIQDYLTMKRAEIEMINSLEHAAEQTAYLFRF from the coding sequence ATGCAGCGCGATCTACTGGAAAAACAGCTGCGGGAATACAACGTGGAACTGGTGCGGGCGATTTATGTCGGTCCCGATGGCATCGCGCGGGGCAAAGCGTTTCTGCCCGGTAGTATCGATGATGTACTCGCACACGGCCTGGGCCTGACGCAGGCTCAGGCTTCGGTGACGGTCTTCGATCATCTGCCTCCGGAAAGCCAGTTTCAACCCGTGGGTGAAGTGCGGATCTGCCCGGACATCAATACCTTTCAGGTGCTCCCTTACCTGCCAGGTCATGCGCGGATGATCTCTAACCTGAATACGATCCAGGGAGATCCCTGGGAACTCTGTCCGCGACATTTACTGCAGACGTTTCTCGACAGACTTTCTGAACGCGGGCTGGTCCTCAGGGCGGCCTTTGAAAACGAGTTTACCATCTATCGCAATGTGAATGGCAACTGGGAGCCCCTCGATCAGACGAACTGCTTCAGTTCCGCAGCCATGGATATGGCCAGCCCCTACATTCTGCCAATCCTCTCTGCACTGGAACAGCAGGGCGTGCAGGTTGAGAAGTATTACCCGGAAGCGGGCCATGGTCAGCATGAAATCCCCATTCGTCATCAGGCCGGCATGCTTTCCGCGGACCAGCAGGTCATTTTCAAAGAAACGGTGCGCGGTGTCGCCCTGGCGAATGACTTCCGGATTTCCTTCATGCCTAAAGCCTCGCCTGATTCAGCCGGAAATGGCTGTCATATCCATTTCAGTCTCTGGGACAAAGAGAGCGAACAGAATCTGTTCTACGATCCCAATGCCGCTTTTGGACTTTCAGAACTGGCGCTGCAGTTCACAGCGGGAGTCCTGAATCACCTGCCGGCAGTCATGGCATTTACCGCACCTACTACCAATTCCTACAGTCGATTCGTCGAGCGTTGCTGGAGTTCCTGTTATGCCTCCTGGGGACCTGACAATCGCGAAGCAACGCTCCGTGCAGCCTCCGGATTTCTGGGACAGGAATCCGCCACTGTCAATGTAGAATTCAAACCCTCAGATCCGACATGCAATCCTTACCTGGCGCTCTCAGCACTGCTCTGTGCCGGTCTGGACGGAATCGATCAGGGTGCTTCTCCCGGCGAACCAGTCATGACCGATCCGGCATTATTGAGCGAAGCCGAACGAGAATCGCGCGGCATGACGCGCTATCCCTCTGATCTGTCGGTAGCATTGTCTGCCCTGGAAGCAGACTCCCTGTTTCAACGCCACTTCGGTGAATCACGGATTCAAGACTACCTCACAATGAAGCGCGCGGAGATTGAAATGATCAATTCTCTGGAACACGCCGCAGAACAGACAGCCTACCTATTCCGCTTCTAA
- a CDS encoding globin domain-containing protein, with amino-acid sequence MNQIALEEIFDHLGEAHLEQLIAAFYRRVKTDDILNPMYPQDDMAGAEYRLKEFLVYRLGGPQRYLKERGHPALRMRHAPFAINQSARDRWMELMTAAMTETEVPAEIRQTLELFFDQMATFLINRAG; translated from the coding sequence ATGAATCAGATCGCACTGGAAGAAATCTTTGATCACCTGGGAGAAGCCCATCTGGAGCAGCTGATCGCTGCCTTTTATCGTCGAGTGAAAACGGACGACATTCTAAACCCCATGTACCCGCAGGATGACATGGCTGGCGCAGAATATCGCCTGAAAGAATTTCTGGTATATCGTCTCGGTGGCCCTCAGCGTTATCTAAAGGAGCGAGGACATCCTGCTCTCCGTATGCGTCACGCACCGTTTGCGATCAACCAGAGTGCCCGGGATCGCTGGATGGAGCTGATGACTGCCGCCATGACTGAGACAGAAGTTCCCGCGGAAATTCGCCAGACCCTGGAACTGTTTTTCGACCAGATGGCAACCTTTCTGATCAACCGGGCCGGCTAA